One Plasmodium malariae genome assembly, contig: PmUG01_00_7, whole genome shotgun sequence genomic window, tacgttgtcttttattttatttatttgttatgtaaacttaattttttaactataATCTTATAAACATGTTCTAagagtataaaatatatattaaatatgagatattataaaagcatattaatacatataaactcatgaatatatttataatttaatataaaatttaaatatgaaaaatttaatgtaGTGAAATATGCAACgcttattaataaatattttactttatcaAGTGTatcatttatgtaaaaatagaaaaaaagtatattaatataataaataaaaaaaataaaacaagaaCCAAAGAATATTCTTCGTAAAAtaactttaatatataattattttaacgattataataattgtgCCCCTATATTAACTGTACATTGTTCATAAAGAATAAGACAATTAATtccatatattaaatgataataaaaaaaaaaaattgttttttttcattttttactttttttgaaACCCATTtgattatatgttaaatatattaataaaattaaaatataacttataattcatatattatagtaaatatatataatagtaaacTTTTTAgaacaataaattatataaaaaaaagaataaataatttaataatattttctaagTACCTTGAATTAAATGTTATTGTGATGTTGAACACATCTGATTTATAAtattgataaataaaatagcagTGGCATATACATAACTAGAAAATATTACTAAATTAAACTTCAAaactatttaattatatattgaaataaaaattcgtGTCGTAAAAAAGATTactaatattatgtatactCTAAAGattataatgataaattttGATTGACATATTaatctatatttttgttattctaCATGTACAAATGatttcaataataaattttactaaagcaattaaaatattatattattttgcttttatttttaatatataataataattattctatagtataaacatatttactttttctgcatacatttatatattgaatataaatatatatattatcccATTATGAAGGTTCTAAAGAAGTAGGTAAAACTTTAACTTctgtatataatacaatgaAGAGAATTAGcagattattttaaaattatacgaTATAGTGTTTTCatggaatattatatttataattaaaataaattttttgagtatgtatatttttcatttaacaaataaatgcCTATTTTCATATACTATACTTCTTTTTAGCTAaatgtctttttttatttagttaaatttaaattttagtaatattaGTGCAGTTCAGTTTATTgactaatatatatgttattgatacttataataaatatgaatttaaataatataaaaggtATTAActtaacaattaaaaaaattataataaaataaatgagaaaatactatattttataaatagttaatatttatctatttataatattttaaaaggcaaaaaagaatttatgaaaaaatattcaattatAATAGGAAATTTATTTGAGAATatactaaaattaatttatttttttgtataaaatatcagtacaattatataagtatcatatatataaaaaaatagaaaagcgaatttttctctatattttttttttatttacaataaaataaccgtgtttttacaattattattttatcaattaaaagcatttatcttatattttactaactattctatttattataatgttaataaaaagtaaagaggaaatttttcataagtaatttttgtttttaaaatctatatatgaaaaaaatgaaaatactacatattaacatattatatatatttttccatttaaataaatattaaaatgaaacTAATTTAATTTGTGTTCCTTAATTCACGTATATCTATATACAATGGCAACTTACACTACAGAAGAAAacgtaaaatttatttttgttttttaattattatatatattattttatccaATGTTTTGTTGTTCTAGAAATGGTAGATAAAtctatttaatgaaaattttgttttgtacatttatatattattattttatattttttacttttaggAGAATACTGTGACATTAtatcttaaatataaaagtgaATTTGAAACAGCTATCGAAGATACTCGGAATGTAAAGGGTAAAGAAAATCCTGGAGTGAAATGTGGTCGAATGCAGGGAAATTATCCTGATTTTACTACACCATGCCAAGAGGTTGGTAGatatttaattgaaataaaggaaaacTATGAATCCGATAGCATCAAACGTTGTAAATACTTAAATTATAGGATAAATTCAgatgataattataataagaattttaaaTGGTTTCAGGGATATAGAGAATTTTCGTCCAAAAcagaaaatatatgcaagaacgaaataataaatattaattctgaaattttaaaaaacctTAAAACACTATATAGTTATTATGAagattttgaaaattataatggtACAATTGATACTTCTACTAGTAGTACttgtaataaaattgaaGAATGTTACCAATTTTATATCCAACATTACAAAGaatgtcaaaaaaaaagtaatgacGCTTTTTGTGAGgagttaataaattttaagaatgcatatgatgaaaaaatgaataaattaactCCATGCAATGGTTTACCACACACGTTACCACAACTAGAACAAACTTCAGCACAAATATTACCACCTAAAGAAGAAGATTACTTATTTGTTCCCATTTTAACAACAGCTATCGTATTACTAATGTCTTtcactatattttttttatataaggttAATAAGtattatacttaaaattaataataatttatcacatatagaataatttatttccacaaaaattataagcatatataaattatatttttaaataaatatacatatattttgatgTAGTTTACACCACTGAAATCTTGGACATATAATCgtttacgaaaaaaaaaaattattgaactTAACAAATTTCAAGAAGAATCGAGAGAATCCCTACAAAACCTTCATGAAGAAGTAAATAGAAATTATGAAGGAAGTTCTCATAATATATCCTATCAATCTCAAGGACACACTTGATGCAAAATTAAccgtttatattattttcattaaaaaataaaatacttagtgatatatatgttacaCTTATGTacaaattcattaaaaagcAATGTAAAcgataaataaagaaatgaatatatgtctataaaaattattcaaaaaaaaagataaaataaatacgatgctatttttaaaattagtaGTAGAAAATTCCCTTTAAACGAGATTCCCCTTAGAATgaagtataaataattttaaaacttaAGCATATAGCACAAGAAGATAAAGCAAAAGTGGATATCCttatataacaatatgaGGTAGCGTTTATTTTCTTAGTATTacagaagaaaaaacaaCATTAGAAGTAACaccaataataatattatataaataaaaaatgtaaaatcttggaataaaaacattaatcaaaatataaagcatatatctactttttctttataactttattcaaaacttttattatttgtccACTTTCAATttaatacaattaaaaatgttacacATTATGTAACAGTCTTAgcgttttttttcttctattgatatatattatatgtaacatTGTTGACAGGGTATTCATGATTGGCGCTAAGGTAGATGaattctaattttaattgtattCAAATGGGAACAATCCTAACCATTActttataattcataaatatgttCTGCTCTAGAATTATTCTTATAGTTTCTTAACTGCATTAATACcttattctatatataacatacatatgattaaaaaaattgatatacgataaataataaaaaaagtgtaactacattatacattttttgataaagtaaattttaataataacaaatagtATTTAAATGCCTATGTTTCGTTTTTGTTTTCtccatataaaaagaaaaatacaaaaaatgttcccataaatataatagcaagtaatatgtttatgtttatagAATGTGAGAAATAGAAAtgtaattcttattttattgagTTTCCATATAGAATCCATTTCTATATTATCTACACAATTTATTATCTATacattcaaataaaaataataatttaaaaaaggaggATTTCATTTATCATTACATGCTATTTCTAGGCACCATGGTAATTTGTTAATTGTAAACTTCATGTACacactcattttttttattgtacatAGTTACATGTGTCTTTGGATTTTACTATAAATGTGAATTTTAGttattaacaatatataatatattttgcacTATACTTAATATTGCgttagaaataataaacaaaaagttatgtaatattgaaattatagaaaattaaTCAAACACTGAAATATTCATTTAGAAAagataaatgaaataattttaatgataatgatgttccaaattttatttttaattatcatTTCTTTACAGTAAGCATAAATTTAGTAAAAACGAAGTTCGGAGAACATgatgtacaaataaaattaaaataaaagcaaaatttAGTCTGTTATAATTGTTagttattgtttttatttaaacagtaattatttattaaaatatatatttacatacattgTCAATCACGTACTGTGAcacataacaaaaataaaatataaaagtaataaagtAATGTTATCTTACAACTTCATTTATTTACTAtcgaattaatatattttaaccagaattaatctataaaaattatttgcttAGTTCTAAAAATtcaatatatacttaattttatttttataaagaaataattttagtacTGCAAAGGTTcctttcatttatatattaaatatataagattTAAACAGGAAAACAttaacaattataaaaatgtttttaaaattcgaaatgtatttcttttaacttttttttaattttatatgtaaaaaaatattttattttcttaaaactatgaagtatatttttttctttttaaataataattgattgcatatttaataatatttataaacttagaaaataaaataagaatataaatgaaattaaaatataatccATACGTTCTTAACTAAGAACCTTATATAAATGGATACTACTTAATTAtgtgtttataattttacttttattcgatgtaaggaaaattaaaattctaataaaaggatttttacaattgatataatttataacacATTTCActtaaaacatattatatataataaatattaagttctttcttaagtaaaataacttatatatatacatcaatacatcgaaatatatttactatcgtacttttattataatcCAAGATATActtattgttaattttaaaataatacactTTCTTATTTACctgaacaaataataattttagattACAATTCACAAtatagaaagaaaaatattttattacaaacATTAACTTCTAGAGTTCTAAATAATTATCTGTATTGTACTATAATACTTAAACTTTTGAGAATAAacccatattttttatagaaatgtatttaaaaatataaataaatactttaTGCAATAGTATTTATTAAGATACAATAATAATGTCTATTCAAATTCAAAagcattaaaatatttaaattcaaaaatagcaatgaaaatatatttatgttgtGCTTTAAAAACACCAgttatacacatatgcatttataatattttagaaattatatatattctcatTAATcaaatcataaaatatattacgcTTATTacgttatattaaaattttcattacataaacatatgaatttttttattattttattattcttaattttgttatttttcattatttcttaaaatctTGTACTATAAGCATATACATAACCATAAGTACGCTAAATAATGCTATAATAAGATAGGAAAGTACGTTTTCTCCCCATCCTTCTACAATTTCTTTCAATGTTTTCAATATTCCATCGTTTGTAATGCTTTCCCATGCCTCTTTCAAGGACGGTAAACTTGATAATATGGGTATTCCTATTCCCAgcaagagaaaaataaaaaacatagcAACTCCATATCTGTACTTTctaagttttatttttcttaaagaTATATCACAAACTCTCCTGTTTCTTTCAAGAAAATTATcgtaatctttttttttaatccattttttttcaaaatggaaatgttttccatcaaacattccattattataatctataaCTTCGGTATAGTATTGTGCCTTATGTAATGAACTTTTATTAGATTTCTTGTTTTTATCTTTGTCccctttttcattaatagctatatccttttttttgtactttgTATTGTTTTGCATATTCTGTTTTAACcctaaaatatttgaatccTTATCCTGCCTACATTTTGCCAGTAATCGAAAAGTTTTTATATCTAATTTTCTGCCAAGTGTGTAGTCTTCATTTATGGATTTATTAAACGTGTTCTatgaataaacaaatatataaagtatgtatttgttatttaatagataaataattaattatatgaaacattattaataataatagaacccgtaaaatatgaataatgtaaatacccttaaatgataatatcaTACCacatcatttttaaaatgacatatcccatttaaaaggataaacgcagaaattttaataaataacattGACTTAACTATTTGCtccattataaatatatttaatgctCTTATATACTAAGGAAgcaattaataataatataatatacttctAATGATAATGGatgctatatttattttacaaatatttttttgttattgatttgtaaaaaattaataaaaattatataactataactcctgttacaaaatatacagtaaaaaaattataaatacatattataaaattttagttttaattttatttataaaaaattaactctCGTCAATAtaagataatataattttattcataaatattcaaatactatagttttattatttaatgtagtGCACTAATTaagtaattctttttattaattttttccaaaagGAAATAGAAAACAAagatatatatgattttgaaatatatctAAATGTTGAgtttatatagaatatatagcgtagagaatatagataataGAATGCTCTATATATGAATACTATAAGTACAATTTTTATGGAtgctataataataataatactaagagtataaacattttattttagaaGGACCCATCATTGCtcttaaaaaacatatattattttaacagtatatttatggtaataatataatgatagaattatattttgttttataataataaatacagaAGCTTTAGATAATACCTCAACCCATACAATCCTTTAtagtattaaatatatatactacaaCCTCATATATGcagaaacatatattataaatacaaataaaaactgattttttaatattctatcataatttttgaatattatttttaattatgtttaatatatacctctattaattaaagaaaaatctTTATATTCAactacttaattttttatatattgtttttaattaattttttcttacatAGAATATACACTAAATacgaaggaaaaaaataaataaaataaaacactgTCAAAACTGTAGTATTTGtcttttttgttcatatattttttatttgaatggactaaaatattttaataaattttagtaatattaattaataaaaaaaaatatatatgtatccttattagaatttttattatctatattttcattttcaccATGCAATATTCCCATACATATTAGCGTAATTTTCAATAGGTcccatgtatatttttacaaagaaaaatatatgcaatgATCAATTGattaactaaaaaataattttcaatatttatataaatgggataattaaaatatatattaatattttaatattattttcatttgaacctataaaaaatcatatataaaaagtaaaatttaatcatgtaaattatatctggaaaatattacacagaaatttttattcattagtATTATTTAGGCAAAACTTTATCACAAAAATTGTGTCTTcattttgatataatttaataatatttatagaaagaataaaagaatattatctatttataaatcatttataaaaaaataatttttttttcatttttattttgtttataaaatttttattattaatataaaaaaattactatagGTTAATAGAGactatgaaaaaatatgtacatctatgaaattatattaatttttaaataaatatatttaaataaaagaataagaaataaaatttatatataaatatcaatCTTTTTGTgattattttactaaaaagaaaaatgcacTTTTTTTCCTTACCCCTAatagaaatttttattatcatagatatatagtatattctTAGATGTCTACAATTATGGAAGaacaatattaaaaagaaaactaTTTCAATGTACtatttattgatatataattacatttaattcAGTAAGGTTGTCCTTTAAcgttgtaaaatataatgaaatttatgcagtatatttatttataaattttcaatataaattaaatttaattattttttgaaaaattgaattaactcctaaattatgaacaataataaaataacaaatggTTTTAGCAGttcacataaataaaaaaaatcacaAATTCAAAGATTTTAAGCAAATAATTGATAACCCATACACAAtaaagttattatttttttatatatttattttttccctttcaaACTAGGAACAAATAGTTAAACAATTAATAAAAGCactattaaaatatgtattatttataacacATGTCTCATAAAACCTAatttatagaataattaatatgtatttttaagtaaatatatatatatattccaatGCAACGAAATGCATGAACTTCATGTAATTACTCACAAAGTAAGTCccgttaattttttattttaaagtagtgaagcatattttttaaattatatcaacatataataattttaaattagaaaaagtgaaaaattaaaaaatactttttcatatagttcaaatataaaataacatacGGCTTAAatgaaacaataaaaattgtactataataaattcattttaagacgcatatatatattttctatgaaggtatatataaatacacaaatatatattttaagtcATAATATGTAgtgaaatgaaataataatttaaaatacattttgaagaaaaataatacgttcaaattcaaaaaaatctaagaatatatttttctattgttGTATATCAAAAATTCCTTGTTCATGTAGGTGCacttaaataaaagtaatcaATTATAAGAATGtttaatagatatataactaaatatAGAAATGGTATTACATCACATTAATCATTTCCTTATAGAAAGGTTCGTATTTCTTATTGTtcattttacctttttttgaacttaattttttcatattttttaacttttttatggtagTAAAAAACACTTAATATACATGTGACACCTATTATAAAGATgggaataaaatatataagaaaaccGAAGAAGCctgttatataataatgcttACTTATCTTACTTCCCCTACTTTGTACTTCTTCAACAGATTTGAAAAACGAACTAAATGGGGACTCTATCAACCATTTATTTAAAGGCATCAACATTACTTGTAACGCTTTCACACCTCCTGTATCTGTGTATCCCAAATGTTTAgagataatatttaaaatctTAAACAATCCGCTTATAAGTCCATAACCCACGAATAAATCTAGTAAAAGTAATATGGATaacaacaaaacaaaaaatataggtAAACCTAATCGAAATCTGTACTTTTtacgtattattttttggtaAATCCTATTACTAATCCCCCTGTTGTTTTTAAGAAAGTTAGCataatcaagttctttgaatatctttttttcgaAACGGGAATATTGTTCTGTTTCAAATATACgagaattatttttcttatattttttttgcctttCTATATTCCTTGATAAACTTCTATTtgattgtttttttaattgtgcaaatatgttttcattattagatatatcttTTCTTTCTGTCATATCATTATTTGGTATCCCTTCTTTTAACCCCATAGTACATGAATCCTTATTATGTTTACATTTCGCTAATAATCGATAGTTctttgtatttaattttttgtcaTTTATATAGTTTTCACCCAAAGATCCATAAAATGTCCTCTAAAAcaataaagtaaatatttataattaaaaagaatcaatgatattattctaaaaaaaagtattaataaatataaagcacaagaaaaagaaatatttgcAAATATCATTagataatattatcatacatTTTCATTGCTAAAATGGCATATCCATGTTAAAGGTATAAACGTagcaatattaataaataagagtaacttaatttttttttccattatataaaatttatatgttgtAGTAtgttcaattaaaaaaaaatcatattcatgtaatatacatttaataatgaCACTacatctatttttttaattttttattattgtgttctcataaaaaaattatgtaacaaaaatatcaataatacattttataaaacagaaagaaaaaaataaatgttataaattattttaaaatttatattttaattttattctctaaaatctaatttaattaaaataattataatttattttaattcatacatatttagaatatacaattttgttacttagaataataaatgaataaatgttattattaatacttttcaaaaaaaatatttttttttttttgctatttgtaaatattgaATTTATCTACAGTATAGAATATagagaatataaatataatctattcttataattattGATACATTAATTACTGATGTTACcaaatttactattttactatatatattattataattccaTAAGCATCATATATTCCAAAAATTGGatatatttgatataaaataactgttcgaacaatattataatagtaagaataaattaaaagagtaataatttgtaaaaaggTTTCATTCAATGTTTGATACATACTTTAGTTACTCTTTAAACACATAcgttcttttatatattataacatatttaaaaaaattaacaaagtCCTACATAACATATCaacattttacattttaaaggTAAACAGaggattattttttattcgaGTActgcaattttttaaaattctatttattaacttcattttatatcataattctttatgttattttttagcttcatttatataatatattttgttttcttaaatatatatatttagaagaaatattaatatagcaaaaacaaaaaaaaaaaaaaatgaaaattgttttgtaaaatttattagaaTTTGATCAAATTTTTATGTGCATCCTTCCAAATATTAATACCTATTCTTCTATTTGCAACTATATTTATGCAATAAAAATCAAATACTTTGTATTCTTTatgatttaatatatatttaaaaagcaCATGCCTTGtgattaaaaaacaaatattaatcTTAATTGGACGGTTcaaatgtaaattaaaaattagtatttttaaaaaatataaaacttaaTCACTTGTAAGGCACTTAAATAAAAcctattaaaaaatagtataatttataattaataatttcataagCATTATAGTTAATACttaaagtaaaatacataagaaattatattttttataaaagcaatataacatttatatgagttgacttatacatatatgctgattaacttttatttaatattatataattaaaataaagatgaaaaaaaaaatttcgaaaaattttaaagatattaataaaaactcTTTACACTTATAGAAGTATTTAATGTCATATTACTACTCTGGAAAACTTATCTAGACAAATGAAAAGTAACACAaatgcataatttttattcatatgtacTCCTGttatggaaaaatatatatttaacattaaaagttaaatatctattatttaattgttaaatgaatttcattgaaaatatattattaacatttattatGCATTAATCCTTTAAGACT contains:
- the PmUG01_00019600 gene encoding PIR protein, whose amino-acid sequence is MATYTTEENENTVTLYLKYKSEFETAIEDTRNVKGKENPGVKCGRMQGNYPDFTTPCQEVGRYLIEIKENYESDSIKRCKYLNYRINSDDNYNKNFKWFQGYREFSSKTENICKNEIININSEILKNLKTLYSYYEDFENYNGTIDTSTSSTCNKIEECYQFYIQHYKECQKKSNDAFCEELINFKNAYDEKMNKLTPCNGLPHTLPQLEQTSAQILPPKEEDYLFVPILTTAIVLLMSFTIFFLYKFTPLKSWTYNRLRKKKIIELNKFQEESRESLQNLHEEVNRNYEGSSHNISYQSQGHT
- the PmUG01_00019700 gene encoding fam-m protein; its protein translation is MEQIVKSMLFIKISAFILLNGICHFKNDVNTFNKSINEDYTLGRKLDIKTFRLLAKCRQDKDSNILGLKQNMQNNTKYKKKDIAINEKGDKDKNKKSNKSSLHKAQYYTEVIDYNNGMFDGKHFHFEKKWIKKKDYDNFLERNRRVCDISLRKIKLRKYRYGVAMFFIFLLLGIGIPILSSLPSLKEAWESITNDGILKTLKEIVEGWGENVLSYLIIALFSVLMVMYMLIVQDFKK
- the PmUG01_00019800 gene encoding fam-l protein, which codes for MEKKIKLLLFINIATFIPLTWICHFSNENRTFYGSLGENYINDKKLNTKNYRLLAKCKHNKDSCTMGLKEGIPNNDMTERKDISNNENIFAQLKKQSNRSLSRNIERQKKYKKNNSRIFETEQYSRFEKKIFKELDYANFLKNNRGISNRIYQKIIRKKYRFRLGLPIFFVLLLSILLLLDLFVGYGLISGLFKILNIISKHLGYTDTGGVKALQVMLMPLNKWLIESPFSSFFKSVEEVQSRGSKISKHYYITGFFGFLIYFIPIFIIGVTCILSVFYYHKKVKKYEKIKFKKR